The following are encoded in a window of Rhizobium sp. WYJ-E13 genomic DNA:
- the dusB gene encoding tRNA dihydrouridine synthase DusB, whose protein sequence is MVCLKDNHLISKDLATPFRIGSVSVRNRVVLAPMSGVTDMPFRELAWRYGAGLVVTEMVASRELVSDTAESWARLRVAGFRPHMVQLAGREAHWMAEAAKIAADHGADIIDINMGCPAKKVIGGYSGSALMRDPDHALELIEATVRAVNIPVTLKMRLGWDENSINAPHIAKRAEEAGVQLVTIHGRTRMQFYEGRADWDAIRPVRDVISVPLIANGDVETAADAQEILRRSGADAVMIGRGCQGRPWHAGVLAGANEPSREEIAAIAVEHYRMMLEFYGEAVAVRHARKHLGWYLERFAPDLPGEHKAAIMTSRNPDDVIARFGDAMAIGAVEQREAA, encoded by the coding sequence ATGGTGTGCCTGAAAGATAATCATTTGATTTCCAAGGACCTCGCAACGCCTTTTCGAATCGGATCTGTGTCCGTGCGGAACCGCGTTGTGCTTGCCCCGATGTCCGGCGTCACGGACATGCCGTTCCGTGAGCTTGCCTGGCGCTATGGCGCCGGCCTCGTGGTGACGGAGATGGTGGCAAGCCGGGAGCTGGTGAGCGATACCGCCGAATCTTGGGCGCGCCTGCGGGTAGCCGGTTTCCGTCCGCATATGGTGCAGCTTGCCGGCCGCGAGGCGCACTGGATGGCTGAAGCCGCGAAGATCGCGGCCGATCACGGCGCCGATATCATCGACATCAACATGGGCTGCCCAGCCAAGAAGGTCATCGGCGGTTATTCCGGTTCGGCGCTGATGCGCGATCCCGATCATGCGCTTGAACTCATCGAGGCGACCGTCAGGGCGGTCAATATCCCCGTGACGCTGAAGATGCGCCTCGGCTGGGACGAAAATTCCATCAACGCTCCGCACATTGCCAAACGCGCTGAAGAAGCGGGTGTCCAGCTCGTCACCATCCATGGCCGCACCCGCATGCAATTCTATGAGGGCAGGGCGGACTGGGATGCGATCCGCCCTGTGCGCGATGTCATTTCCGTACCGCTGATCGCCAATGGCGATGTCGAGACGGCCGCAGATGCCCAGGAGATTCTGCGCCGGTCCGGTGCTGACGCCGTCATGATCGGCCGCGGCTGCCAGGGCAGGCCTTGGCATGCCGGTGTTCTTGCCGGCGCAAACGAGCCGTCGCGCGAGGAGATCGCCGCAATTGCCGTCGAGCACTATCGCATGATGCTGGAATTCTATGGCGAGGCCGTTGCCGTCAGGCACGCCCGCAAACATCTCGGCTGGTATCTGGAGCGCTTTGCGCCGGACCTTCCGGGCGAACATAAGGCTGCGATCATGACATCGCGCAATCCTGATGATGTCATTGCCCGCTTTGGCGATGCAATGGCGATAGGTGCAGTAGAACAGCGGGAGGCGGCATGA
- a CDS encoding nitrogen regulation protein NR(II) codes for MSTDGTPSSENVGNAVAMSVLNAIQNPVVMVDEGGFIAFANWEAEAFFGASAAHLSRYRISTFIPFGSPLLALIDQVRERKAPVNEYRVDLSSPRLGQDKLVDIYVAPVIAEPGSVVVVFQERSMADKIDRQLTHRAAARSVTGLASMLAHEIKNPLSGIRGAAQLLEQSVIDDDRALTRLICDETDRIVSLVDRMEVFSDERPVDRVPVNIHSVLDHVKAVAKAGFARNIRMTENYDPSLPAVYANRDQLVQVFLNLVKNAAEAVGDRSDGEIILTTAYRPGIRLSVAGTREKISLPLEFCVIDNGPGVPTDLLPHLFDPFITTKTNGSGLGLALVAKIIGDHGGIIECDSQNNRTIFRVLMPASKDASLDDAGIASSTGPNR; via the coding sequence ATGAGCACGGACGGCACACCTTCTTCCGAAAACGTCGGTAATGCCGTCGCAATGTCGGTGCTGAACGCCATCCAGAACCCTGTTGTCATGGTGGATGAGGGCGGCTTCATCGCCTTTGCGAACTGGGAAGCCGAAGCCTTTTTCGGCGCCAGCGCCGCGCATCTGTCGCGCTACCGCATCTCGACCTTCATTCCCTTCGGCAGCCCGCTTCTGGCGCTCATCGATCAGGTGCGCGAACGCAAGGCGCCGGTCAACGAATATCGCGTGGACCTCAGCTCGCCGCGTCTCGGCCAGGACAAACTCGTCGATATCTATGTCGCGCCTGTCATTGCCGAACCCGGCTCGGTCGTCGTCGTTTTCCAGGAACGGTCGATGGCCGACAAGATCGACCGGCAGTTGACGCACCGGGCGGCGGCGCGCTCTGTCACGGGGCTCGCCTCGATGCTGGCGCATGAGATCAAGAACCCGCTTTCCGGCATCCGCGGCGCCGCCCAGCTCCTCGAGCAATCTGTGATCGACGATGACCGCGCCCTGACGCGGTTGATCTGCGACGAGACGGACCGTATCGTCTCGCTGGTCGATCGCATGGAGGTCTTTTCCGACGAGCGCCCGGTGGACCGCGTGCCCGTCAACATCCATTCCGTGCTCGACCATGTGAAGGCGGTCGCCAAGGCAGGCTTTGCCCGCAATATCCGTATGACGGAGAATTACGACCCGTCGTTGCCCGCCGTTTACGCCAATCGCGATCAGCTCGTGCAGGTCTTCCTCAATCTGGTGAAGAACGCTGCCGAAGCCGTCGGCGACCGGTCGGACGGTGAAATCATCCTGACGACGGCCTATCGCCCCGGTATCCGCCTGTCTGTCGCCGGCACGCGCGAGAAAATCTCGCTGCCGCTGGAATTCTGCGTTATCGATAACGGCCCAGGCGTGCCGACGGACCTGCTGCCGCATCTTTTCGACCCCTTCATCACCACCAAGACGAATGGCAGCGGTCTTGGCCTCGCCCTCGTTGCCAAGATCATCGGCGATCATGGCGGCATCATCGAATGCGACAGCCAGAACAACCGCACGATTTTTCGCGTCCTCATGCCGGCGTCCAAGGATGCTTCGCTTGATGACGCCGGTATTGCAAGCTCGACAGGACCCAATAGATGA